A DNA window from Jaculus jaculus isolate mJacJac1 chromosome 1, mJacJac1.mat.Y.cur, whole genome shotgun sequence contains the following coding sequences:
- the Nr1h3 gene encoding oxysterols receptor LXR-alpha isoform X3, producing the protein MSLWLEAPAPDVSPGSDSAAELWEPDAQDARSEAQGNRSFILREKNRMPQSNGHALGMGLEATEPSALLSSAEALPEPTELRPQKRKKGPAPKMLGNEICSVCGDKASGFHYNVLSCEGCKGFFRRSVIKGARYVCHSGGHCPMDTYMRRKCQECRLRKCRQAGMREECVLSEEQIRLKKLKRQEEEQAQATSVSLRASSPPQILPQLSPEQLGMIEKLVAAQQQCNRRSFSDRLRVTPWPITPDPQSREARQQRFAHFTELAIVSVQEIVDFAKQLPGFLQLSREDQIALLKTSAIEVMLLETSRRYNPGTESITFLKDFSYNREDFAKAGLQVEFINPIFEFSRAMNELHLNDAEFALLIAISIFSAGVEEGQEGN; encoded by the exons ATGTccttgtggctggaggcccccgcACCTGATGTTTCTCCTG GTTCAGACTCTGCAGCAGAGTTGTgggagccagatgcccaagatgcaAGAAGTGAGGCCCAAGGAAACAGAAGCTTCATCCTCAGGGAGAAGAATAGGATGCCCCAATCAAATGGGCATGCTTTGGGGATGGGGCTGGAGGCAACAGAGCCCTCAGCCCTGCTTTCCAGTGCAGAGGCCCTTCCAGAGCCCACAG AGCTTCGTCCACAGAAGCGGAAAAAGGGGCCAGCCCCTAAAATGCTGGGGAACGAGATCTGCAGTGTGTGTGGAGACAAGGCCTCTGGCTTCCACTACAACGTGCTGAGCTGTGAGGGCTGCAAGGGATTCTTCCGCCGTAGTGTCATCAAGGGAGCACGATACGTCTGCCATAGCGGTGGCCACTGCCCCATGGACACCTACATGCGTCGCAAGTGCCAAGAGTGTCGGCTTCGGAAATGCCGCCAGGCAGGCATGCGAGAGGAGT GTGTCTTGTCAGAAGAACAAATACGCTTGAAGAAACTGAAGCGGCAAGAAGAGGAACAGGCTCAGGCCACATCGGTGTCCCTGAGGGCGTCTTCACCTCCCCAAATCCTGCCACAGCTCAGCCCGGAGCAACTGGGCATGATTGAGAAGCTGGTTGCTGCCCAGCAACAGTGTAACAGGCGCTCCTTTTCTGACCGGCTGCGTGTCACG CCTTGGCCCATAACACCAGATCCCCAGAGCCGGGAGGCCCGTCAGCAACGCTTTGCCCACTTTACTGAGCTGGCCATCGTGTCCGTGCAAGAGATCGTTGACTTTGCCAAACAGCTTCCTGGCTTCCTGCAGCTCAGTCGGGAGGATCAGATTGCCTTGCTGAAGACCTCTGCAATTGAG GTGATGCTTCTGGAGACATCGCGGAGGTACAATCCGGGGACCGAGAGCATCACCTTCCTCAAGGATTTCAGTTATAACCGGGAAGACTTTGCCAAAGCAG GGCTCCAGGTGGAGTTTATCAACCCCATTTTTGAGTTCTCCAGAGCCATGAATGAGCTGCACCTCAACGATGCCGAGTTTGCTTTGCTCATTGCCATCAGCATCTTCTCTGCAGGTGTGGAGGAAGGGCAAGAGGGAAACTGA
- the Nr1h3 gene encoding oxysterols receptor LXR-alpha isoform X2 produces the protein MSLWLEAPAPDVSPGSDSAAELWEPDAQDARSEAQGNRSFILREKNRMPQSNGHALGMGLEATEPSALLSSAEALPEPTELRPQKRKKGPAPKMLGNEICSVCGDKASGFHYNVLSCEGCKGFFRRSVIKGARYVCHSGGHCPMDTYMRRKCQECRLRKCRQAGMREECVLSEEQIRLKKLKRQEEEQAQATSVSLRASSPPQILPQLSPEQLGMIEKLVAAQQQCNRRSFSDRLRVTPWPITPDPQSREARQQRFAHFTELAIVSVQEIVDFAKQLPGFLQLSREDQIALLKTSAIEVMLLETSRRYNPGTESITFLKDFSYNREDFAKAGLQVEFINPIFEFSRAMNELHLNDAEFALLIAISIFSAGSTDVPTDANETGEPPDIEQRTLRASVRTALAGQKASPTALRDLGCA, from the exons ATGTccttgtggctggaggcccccgcACCTGATGTTTCTCCTG GTTCAGACTCTGCAGCAGAGTTGTgggagccagatgcccaagatgcaAGAAGTGAGGCCCAAGGAAACAGAAGCTTCATCCTCAGGGAGAAGAATAGGATGCCCCAATCAAATGGGCATGCTTTGGGGATGGGGCTGGAGGCAACAGAGCCCTCAGCCCTGCTTTCCAGTGCAGAGGCCCTTCCAGAGCCCACAG AGCTTCGTCCACAGAAGCGGAAAAAGGGGCCAGCCCCTAAAATGCTGGGGAACGAGATCTGCAGTGTGTGTGGAGACAAGGCCTCTGGCTTCCACTACAACGTGCTGAGCTGTGAGGGCTGCAAGGGATTCTTCCGCCGTAGTGTCATCAAGGGAGCACGATACGTCTGCCATAGCGGTGGCCACTGCCCCATGGACACCTACATGCGTCGCAAGTGCCAAGAGTGTCGGCTTCGGAAATGCCGCCAGGCAGGCATGCGAGAGGAGT GTGTCTTGTCAGAAGAACAAATACGCTTGAAGAAACTGAAGCGGCAAGAAGAGGAACAGGCTCAGGCCACATCGGTGTCCCTGAGGGCGTCTTCACCTCCCCAAATCCTGCCACAGCTCAGCCCGGAGCAACTGGGCATGATTGAGAAGCTGGTTGCTGCCCAGCAACAGTGTAACAGGCGCTCCTTTTCTGACCGGCTGCGTGTCACG CCTTGGCCCATAACACCAGATCCCCAGAGCCGGGAGGCCCGTCAGCAACGCTTTGCCCACTTTACTGAGCTGGCCATCGTGTCCGTGCAAGAGATCGTTGACTTTGCCAAACAGCTTCCTGGCTTCCTGCAGCTCAGTCGGGAGGATCAGATTGCCTTGCTGAAGACCTCTGCAATTGAG GTGATGCTTCTGGAGACATCGCGGAGGTACAATCCGGGGACCGAGAGCATCACCTTCCTCAAGGATTTCAGTTATAACCGGGAAGACTTTGCCAAAGCAG GGCTCCAGGTGGAGTTTATCAACCCCATTTTTGAGTTCTCCAGAGCCATGAATGAGCTGCACCTCAACGATGCCGAGTTTGCTTTGCTCATTGCCATCAGCATCTTCTCTGCAG GATCGACTGATGTTCCCACGGATGCTAATGAAACTGGTGAGCCTCCGGACATTGAGCAGCGTACACTCAGAGCAAGTGTTCGCACTGCGCTTGCAGGACAAAAAGCTTCCCCCACTGCTCTCAGAGATCTGGGATGTGCATGA
- the Nr1h3 gene encoding oxysterols receptor LXR-alpha isoform X4, translating to MSLWLEAPAPDVSPGSDSAAELWEPDAQDARSEAQGNRSFILREKNRMPQSNGHALGMGLEATEPSALLSSAEALPEPTELRPQKRKKGPAPKMLGNEICSVCGDKASGFHYNVLSCEGCKGFFRRSVIKGARYVCHSGGHCPMDTYMRRKCQECRLRKCRQAGMREECVLSEEQIRLKKLKRQEEEQAQATSVSLRASSPPQILPQLSPEQLGMIEKLVAAQQQCNRRSFSDRLRVTPWPITPDPQSREARQQRFAHFTELAIVSVQEIVDFAKQLPGFLQLSREDQIALLKTSAIEVMLLETSRRYNPGTESITFLKDFSYNREDFAKAGSTDVPTDANETGEPPDIEQRTLRASVRTALAGQKASPTALRDLGCA from the exons ATGTccttgtggctggaggcccccgcACCTGATGTTTCTCCTG GTTCAGACTCTGCAGCAGAGTTGTgggagccagatgcccaagatgcaAGAAGTGAGGCCCAAGGAAACAGAAGCTTCATCCTCAGGGAGAAGAATAGGATGCCCCAATCAAATGGGCATGCTTTGGGGATGGGGCTGGAGGCAACAGAGCCCTCAGCCCTGCTTTCCAGTGCAGAGGCCCTTCCAGAGCCCACAG AGCTTCGTCCACAGAAGCGGAAAAAGGGGCCAGCCCCTAAAATGCTGGGGAACGAGATCTGCAGTGTGTGTGGAGACAAGGCCTCTGGCTTCCACTACAACGTGCTGAGCTGTGAGGGCTGCAAGGGATTCTTCCGCCGTAGTGTCATCAAGGGAGCACGATACGTCTGCCATAGCGGTGGCCACTGCCCCATGGACACCTACATGCGTCGCAAGTGCCAAGAGTGTCGGCTTCGGAAATGCCGCCAGGCAGGCATGCGAGAGGAGT GTGTCTTGTCAGAAGAACAAATACGCTTGAAGAAACTGAAGCGGCAAGAAGAGGAACAGGCTCAGGCCACATCGGTGTCCCTGAGGGCGTCTTCACCTCCCCAAATCCTGCCACAGCTCAGCCCGGAGCAACTGGGCATGATTGAGAAGCTGGTTGCTGCCCAGCAACAGTGTAACAGGCGCTCCTTTTCTGACCGGCTGCGTGTCACG CCTTGGCCCATAACACCAGATCCCCAGAGCCGGGAGGCCCGTCAGCAACGCTTTGCCCACTTTACTGAGCTGGCCATCGTGTCCGTGCAAGAGATCGTTGACTTTGCCAAACAGCTTCCTGGCTTCCTGCAGCTCAGTCGGGAGGATCAGATTGCCTTGCTGAAGACCTCTGCAATTGAG GTGATGCTTCTGGAGACATCGCGGAGGTACAATCCGGGGACCGAGAGCATCACCTTCCTCAAGGATTTCAGTTATAACCGGGAAGACTTTGCCAAAGCAG GATCGACTGATGTTCCCACGGATGCTAATGAAACTGGTGAGCCTCCGGACATTGAGCAGCGTACACTCAGAGCAAGTGTTCGCACTGCGCTTGCAGGACAAAAAGCTTCCCCCACTGCTCTCAGAGATCTGGGATGTGCATGA
- the Nr1h3 gene encoding oxysterols receptor LXR-alpha isoform X1 has product MSLWLEAPAPDVSPGSDSAAELWEPDAQDARSEAQGNRSFILREKNRMPQSNGHALGMGLEATEPSALLSSAEALPEPTELRPQKRKKGPAPKMLGNEICSVCGDKASGFHYNVLSCEGCKGFFRRSVIKGARYVCHSGGHCPMDTYMRRKCQECRLRKCRQAGMREECVLSEEQIRLKKLKRQEEEQAQATSVSLRASSPPQILPQLSPEQLGMIEKLVAAQQQCNRRSFSDRLRVTPWPITPDPQSREARQQRFAHFTELAIVSVQEIVDFAKQLPGFLQLSREDQIALLKTSAIEVMLLETSRRYNPGTESITFLKDFSYNREDFAKAGLQVEFINPIFEFSRAMNELHLNDAEFALLIAISIFSADRPNVQDQLQVERLQHTYVEALHAYVSIHHPHDRLMFPRMLMKLVSLRTLSSVHSEQVFALRLQDKKLPPLLSEIWDVHE; this is encoded by the exons ATGTccttgtggctggaggcccccgcACCTGATGTTTCTCCTG GTTCAGACTCTGCAGCAGAGTTGTgggagccagatgcccaagatgcaAGAAGTGAGGCCCAAGGAAACAGAAGCTTCATCCTCAGGGAGAAGAATAGGATGCCCCAATCAAATGGGCATGCTTTGGGGATGGGGCTGGAGGCAACAGAGCCCTCAGCCCTGCTTTCCAGTGCAGAGGCCCTTCCAGAGCCCACAG AGCTTCGTCCACAGAAGCGGAAAAAGGGGCCAGCCCCTAAAATGCTGGGGAACGAGATCTGCAGTGTGTGTGGAGACAAGGCCTCTGGCTTCCACTACAACGTGCTGAGCTGTGAGGGCTGCAAGGGATTCTTCCGCCGTAGTGTCATCAAGGGAGCACGATACGTCTGCCATAGCGGTGGCCACTGCCCCATGGACACCTACATGCGTCGCAAGTGCCAAGAGTGTCGGCTTCGGAAATGCCGCCAGGCAGGCATGCGAGAGGAGT GTGTCTTGTCAGAAGAACAAATACGCTTGAAGAAACTGAAGCGGCAAGAAGAGGAACAGGCTCAGGCCACATCGGTGTCCCTGAGGGCGTCTTCACCTCCCCAAATCCTGCCACAGCTCAGCCCGGAGCAACTGGGCATGATTGAGAAGCTGGTTGCTGCCCAGCAACAGTGTAACAGGCGCTCCTTTTCTGACCGGCTGCGTGTCACG CCTTGGCCCATAACACCAGATCCCCAGAGCCGGGAGGCCCGTCAGCAACGCTTTGCCCACTTTACTGAGCTGGCCATCGTGTCCGTGCAAGAGATCGTTGACTTTGCCAAACAGCTTCCTGGCTTCCTGCAGCTCAGTCGGGAGGATCAGATTGCCTTGCTGAAGACCTCTGCAATTGAG GTGATGCTTCTGGAGACATCGCGGAGGTACAATCCGGGGACCGAGAGCATCACCTTCCTCAAGGATTTCAGTTATAACCGGGAAGACTTTGCCAAAGCAG GGCTCCAGGTGGAGTTTATCAACCCCATTTTTGAGTTCTCCAGAGCCATGAATGAGCTGCACCTCAACGATGCCGAGTTTGCTTTGCTCATTGCCATCAGCATCTTCTCTGCAG ACCGGCCCAACGTGCAGGACCAGCTCCAAGTAGAGAGGCTGCAacacacatatgtggaggccctgcatgcctatGTCTCCATCCACCACCCCCAC GATCGACTGATGTTCCCACGGATGCTAATGAAACTGGTGAGCCTCCGGACATTGAGCAGCGTACACTCAGAGCAAGTGTTCGCACTGCGCTTGCAGGACAAAAAGCTTCCCCCACTGCTCTCAGAGATCTGGGATGTGCATGAATGA